GATGACGTGTCGTTTCACGAGGTGCTGAAAGACATTGAAAAGCGGGACAGAAACGACGAAACCAGGGCGGTTTCGCCGCTGAAGCCTGCGGAAGACAGCGTTTTGCTCGACACCAGCGCGCTAAGCTTTGCGGAGTCTTTACAAGCGGTTGTTGACATCATTGATAAAAAATTAAAGAATTAACTGAAAGGATGTTTTATTGTTGTTATCCTTTTTAAAATTTTTGGTACATATTTTTTGCCAGGTTGTTTTTTTCGTAAAGCTTATCGGAAAAGAAAACCTGCCCAGTGAAGGACCTGTTATTCTGGCGGTGAACCACACCAGTCTGTGGGACCCGCCGGTGCTGATTGCATCGGTTCCGCGCCACATGCGTGTAATGGCGAAAAAAGAGTTGTTCGACCATAAAATGCTCAGCCCCATTTTAAAAATAGCGGACGCATTTCCGGTATCCCGGGGGTCAAACGACATCGGTGCGATTAAAACCGCGCTGCAAACGCTGAAAGAAGGCGACATGTTCACCATTTTCCCCTCTGGAAAACGAGTGCTGGCAAATGAATCGTCTGAGGCAAAGGCAGGCGTTGCGCTGATTGCGGCGCGCAGTGGTGCACCGGTTATTCCCGTGGCTATGCGGGGGGGGTATAAGCCGTTTCATCAGGTGAAAATATATTTCGGCCAGCCAGTCACCATGAAGCCTGTCAACGGCAAAAAACCGACTGGGGACGAGCTGAAAGCCTTTGCAGATGAGATTATGGAGAAAATTGAGTCCTTGGGAGTGTGATAAAAATGGAACTTCGGGTAGCCAAAACAGCGGGCTTTTGCTTTGGCGTTGCCAGAGCGCTGGATATGGTGGAGGCCTGTGCGGCGGAGCCGGATAAAACATATCACACCTTAGGTCCCATCATTCACAACAAACACGTTGTGGACGAGCTGGCGCAGCGGGGAATTTCCCCTGTTGACGCGGTGGACATGGTGGGCCAAAGCGAAAACCTCATTGTCCGCACCCACGGCGTGGGCAAATCGGTTTACGATGAAATGGAAAGCCGCGGCATTGGCGTTGTGGACGTGACGTGTCCTTTTGTTAAAAAAATTCACAATATTGTAGAGAAACACCATCGGGAAGGGTATGCCATTGTAATTGTCGGCGACAAGAATCACCCCGAGGTGCGGGGGATTAACGGCTGGTGTGAAAACGCTGCGGTAATTTTAGCCACCGAAGAGGAGGCAAAAAAAGCAAAATTTGGTGAAAAACCGGTTTGCGTGGTGTCGCAAACCACATTTGTACAAAATATTTTCAAAAAAATTGTATTTTTTTTAAAAAAAACTTGCAATGATATAGTGATATTTGATACAATATGTAGTGCGACTGAAGAAAGGCAAAAGGAAGCTTATGAGCTGGCAAAAGCCTCGGACGTGATGTTGGTCCTGGGCGGGCGCAACAGTTCAAATACCCAGAAGCTTTACTCCATATGCAAAAGTGTGTGTGATAATACGTTTCTATTAGAGCATATCGGAGAGCTGGATTCAGCCTGCAATTTTGACTCAAAGAAAGTCGGAATTACTGCGGGGGCGTCCACTCCCGCGGTCATAATAAAGGAGGCAATTTGTAAGATGGAAAATTTTGAAAGCTTTGAATCCCTGGTTGAGGAGTCTTTAAAGACT
This Congzhengia minquanensis DNA region includes the following protein-coding sequences:
- a CDS encoding lysophospholipid acyltransferase family protein, with amino-acid sequence MLSFLKFLVHIFCQVVFFVKLIGKENLPSEGPVILAVNHTSLWDPPVLIASVPRHMRVMAKKELFDHKMLSPILKIADAFPVSRGSNDIGAIKTALQTLKEGDMFTIFPSGKRVLANESSEAKAGVALIAARSGAPVIPVAMRGGYKPFHQVKIYFGQPVTMKPVNGKKPTGDELKAFADEIMEKIESLGV